The following are from one region of the Salvia hispanica cultivar TCC Black 2014 chromosome 1, UniMelb_Shisp_WGS_1.0, whole genome shotgun sequence genome:
- the LOC125202188 gene encoding dolichyl-diphosphooligosaccharide--protein glycosyltransferase subunit 1B, whose translation MAAAIFSLFIFVVALLIGTSSASSSSLQILQAERQIELTSHIVRVYLTLKIENTGDAPATEVLLAFPPTQFDHLALVKAAVTVGKKRKKSYSPLEAKPTEQPDAPNGTKYYSVSLLKPLAKGETTTLEILYILTQSLEPFPKEIAQSDPQLVYYRDSAIILSPYHIAHQATVIKTPSNNVESFTQVDPAHRSGSELRYGPYEGHGPYSYSPIIVHFENNHPFAVVEELEREIEISHWGSVQITERYKLAHAGAKHKGAFSRVEYQSRPGGSGVSSFKHLLAVLPPRVHSVYYRDEIGNISTSRLRTNSKKSELLIEPRYPLFGGWKATFLIGYGVPLKDFLFESAPGARYLNYTFGCSIADTVVDKLTIKVVLPEGSKDPSVEVPFAVKQSLEKKYSYLDIIGRTVVVLEKRNVVPEHHVPFQVHYKFNSLFMLAEPLMLASTFFLLFAASVAYLHIDLSIRKKC comes from the exons ATGGCAGCCgcgattttctctctcttcattttcgTCGTCGCGCTGCTGATCGGAACGTCGTCGGCCTCCTCCTCTAGCCTCCAGATCCTCCAAGCCGAGCGTCAG ATTGAATTGACTTCGCACATTGTTAGGGTTTATCTGACATTGAAG ATAGAGAACACTGGGGATGCTCCAGCAACAGAAGTTCTTCTAGCATTCCCACCTACGCAGTTTGACCATCTAGCGTTGGTTAAAGCAGCTGTGACTGTCGgaaaaaagaggaagaaaTCTTATTCCCCTCTTGAAGCCAAGCCAACCGAACAACCTGACGCACCTAATGGAACAAAATACTATTCTGTGTCATTGCTCAAACCATTGGCAAAGGGTGAGACTACCACTCTAGAAATACTTTACATCTTGACCCAATCTCTCGAACCCTTCCCAAAGGAGATCGCGCAGTCTGATCCTCAATTAGTGTATTACCGCGATAGTGCAATTATACTGTCACCATACCATATTGCGCACCAGGCAACCGTGATTAAAACCCCAAGTAACAATGTGGAATCCTTCACCCAAGTCGATCCTGCTCACCGTAGTGGCAGTGAACTGAGATATGGGCCATATGAGGGTCATGGTCCTTACTCATACTCTCCTATTATTGTCCATTTTGAAAATAACCATCCGTTTGCTGTTGTGGAGGAGCTTGAGCGGGAAATTGAAATCTCTCATTGGGGAAGTGTACAGATCACTGAGCGTTACAAGTTAGCTCATGCCGGTGCTAAGCACAAAGGTGCTTTCTCGAG GGTTGAGTATCAATCGAGACCCGGCGGTAGTGGTGTCTCCTCTTTCAAGCATCTTCTTGCAGTACTACCCCCACGCGTTCATTCTGTCTACTACAGAGATGAGATTGGAAATATATCAACATCCCGTTTGCGTACAAACTCCAAGAAG TCTGAGTTGTTAATAGAGCCACGTTATCCTTTATTTGGAGGCTGGAAAGCAACCTTTCTCATTGGATATGGAGTGCCACTGAAGGACTTCCTTTTTGAATCAGCTCCCGGTGCTCGTTACCTGAATTACACTTTTGGCTGCTCTATCGCAGATACTGTAGTTGACAAGCTGACAATCAAA gTTGTCCTCCCAGAGGGCTCAAAGGATCCGTCTGTTGAAGTTCCATTTGCAGTCAAACAAAGTTTAGAG AAGAAGTACTCGTACCTTGACATCATTGGACGAACTGTCGTGGTTCTGGAAAAGAGAAATGTAGTCCCTGAGCATCATGTTCCTTTCCAG GTCCATTACAAGTTCAACTCATTATTTATGCTTGCTGAACCCTTGATGCTAGCTTCTAcgtttttccttctctttgcCGCTTCTGTTGCATACCTCCACATCGACCTTTCAATACGGAAAAAATGCTGA
- the LOC125223118 gene encoding receptor like protein 22-like, whose translation MLPNLLFICILSSIFTHSHSQCLPNQQTILLQLKKELIFNSTISTKLVQWNQSDEWHGVECDAAGNVVSLQLDHEAISGGMEDSSSLFKLVYLQKLNLAYNDFSILPIPKGIPKLTYLTHLNLSYAGFDGQVPSEILSLGRLVSLDMSNEYTSLTLEHPNLEMLLQNLTGLRELYLDGVGILSSHEKTKWSHIISSYAPNITRLSMRFCLLSGPLAKSFWKLRFLSVLRLDSNDLSTVVPDLFAGFTSLTTLSLIGCQLNSSFHSKLFQIPSLQNVDLSENSLSGSIGPFLGTGSFESLVLTRNNFSGSIPSSIGNLENLSMLDLSFCQFSGTIPSTFANLTKLVHVDLQYNLFTGSIPTALFEGLSNLSYLRLNSNSFSGHIPHSLFALPSMKRLHLKSNKFTGLVEEFPIVNVSSMVLLDLRDNRLEGPIPSSLFQLQSLELLLLSGNMFNGTVQLDKIRDLANLTSLDLSGNNLLVDGGDDNSSTYGPSRIQDLSLGSCNLRVIPGFLKDSDIRNLDLSDNRIVGGIPSWIWEKQLKGLDLSLNLFTDLEKPYHIPASLEKLDLHSNQLKGDLQRFVPPNITSNLETLLLGNNSFSGTIPTSLCNVSSLFAIDLSSNNLSGSIPPCLIENILELDLGRNSLSGGIPDNFPTTCLLNYLDLHNNTLEGKIPRSLKGCESLAFLNIGNNMINDTFPCILPPSLHVLVLHTNRFHGEVKCHKDWPELQILDISSNNFSGRLESVNFSSWKRMTELQGDDDTSLFTSGVIITMKGMPREYGGILSDFGTIDFSSNDFQGQIPDAVGDLISLHQLNFSHNAVSGSIPKSLGKMGMLESLDLSYNRLTGRIPAEIGGLTFLGFLNLSYNDLGGQIPNGPQLQNFQADSFRGNPKLCGFNLNVTCIRSDNNDSSEHENVEDKREVEWKYVFAALGFVVGVGIVVWLLLFCRRFREKYFNKIDDIVDGVFEAINKRRHVKT comes from the coding sequence ATGCTTCCAAATTTGCTCTTCATTTGTATACTTTCCTCCATTTTCACTCATTCCCATAGCCAATGCCTTCCCAATCAGCAAACCATTTTGCTTCAACTCAAAAAGGAGTTGATATTCAATTCCACCATTTCAACAAAACTGGTGCAATGGAACCAAAGCGACGAGTGGCACGGTGTGGAATGCGATGCAGCAGGCAACGTCGTGAGCCTGCAGCTCGACCATGAGGCTATCTCCGGTGGAATGGAGGACTCATCGAGTCTCTTCAAACTCGTGTATCTCCAGAAGCTTAACCTCGCCTACAACGACTTCAGCATCCTTCCCATTCCAAAAGGTATCCCCAAGCTCACCTACTTGACACACTTGAATTTGTCATATGCTGGTTTCGATGGCCAAGTTCCATCCGAGATTTTGTCGTTGGGGAGATTGGTCAGCCTTGACATGTCGAACGAGTACACCTCTTTAACGCTCGAGCACCCAAATCTGGAGATGCTTCTCCAGAATCTAACTGGGCTTAGAGAGCTCTATCTTGATGGTGTAGGCATTCTTTCGTCACATGAAAAGACGAAATGGAGCCACATCATTTCATCTTATGCACCCAACATCACGCGTCTGAGCATGCGTTTTTGCTTGCTCTCTGGCCCTCTGGCTAAGTCCTTCTGGAAACTGCGTTTCCTTTCTGTTCTTCGACTAGATTCCAACGATCTTTCCACAGTAGTTCCGGACTTGTTTGCCGGTTTTACGAGTTTAACCACCTTGAGCCTTATTGGCTGCCAGTTGAATAGCTCTTTTCATAGTAAGCTGTTTCAGATTCCTTCTCTGCAGAATGTTGATTTATCTGAAAATTCGCTTAGCGGAAGCATAGGTCCATTTCTTGGCACTGGATCTTTCGAGTCACTAGTGTTAACTAGAAATAACTTTTCCGGTTCGATACCAAGTTCCATTGGCAATCTCGAGAATCTGTCCATGCTAGACTTGTCTTTTTGCCAATTCTCCGGGACAATCCCTTCCACCTTCGCTAACCTAACCAAACTAGTTCATGTCGACTTGCAGTATAATCTCTTCACAGGTTCAATTCCTACCGCGCTGTTTGAAGGTCTTTCCAATCTTTCTTATCTGCGGTTGAATTCCAATTCTTTCTCCGGTCACATTCCCCACTCGCTCTTTGCTCTACCGTCGATGAAAAGGCTTCATCTCAAGAGTAACAAATTTACTGGACTAGTTGAAGAGTTTCCCATTGTAAATGTTTCCAGCATGGTTTTACTAGACTTGAGGGATAATCGGCTCGAAGGGCCTATTCCCAGCTCTCTGTTCCAGCTTCAGAGCCTCGAGTTGTTGCTGCTTTCCGGAAACATGTTCAATGGAACTGTTCAACTAGACAAGATTCGAGACCTTGCCAATCTTACAAGCCTTGATCTGTCTGGCAACAACTTGTTAGTAGATGGTGGCGACGACAATTCTAGTACGTATGGACCTTCACGGATACAAGACTTGTCGCTAGGTTCATGTAACTTGCGTGTTATCCCGGGATTCTTGAAAGATTCCGACATAAGGAATCTGGACCTCTCAGACAATCGGATTGTTGGAGGGATCCCTAGTTGGATTTGGGAGAAACAACTTAAGGGATTGGATTTGTCTCTCAATCTTTTTACAGATTTGGAAAAGCCTTACCATATCCCGGCTTCTCTCGAGAAACTAGACTTGCACTCGAACCAGCTTAAGGGCGACCTGCAGCGGTTCGTTCCACCTAACATTACATCGAATCTTGAAACCTTGTTACTTGGAAACAATAGTTTTAGTGGAACTATTCCAACTTCCCTTTGCAATGTCTCATCCCTCTTTGCTATCGACTTGTCTTCTAATAACTTGAGTGGCAGTATACCGCCCTGTCTAATCGAAAACATCCTTGAGTTGGATCTAGGGCGAAACAGCCTCAGTGGTGGTATCCCGGATAATTTCCCTACCACTTGCCTCCTAAACTATCTCGATCTTCACAACAACACTTTAGAAGGGAAAATCCCGAGGTCCCTCAAAGGCTGTGAGTCGTTGGCGTTTTTGAATATCGGGAACAACATGATCAACGACACGTTCCCATGCATACTCCCGCCGAGCTTGCATGTTCTTGTTTTGCACACCAATAGATTCCATGGCGAAGTGAAGTGTCACAAGGACTGGCCAGAGCTTCAGATTCTGGACATATCTTCAAATAATTTCAGCGGACGTCTGGAGTCGGTGAACTTCAGTAGCTGGAAGAGAATGACAGAGTTGCAAGGCGACGACGATACAAGCCTCTTCACAAGTGGTGTGATCATAACCATGAAAGGCATGCCTAGGGAGTATGGTGGCATTTTGTCAGACTTTGGCACTATTGATTTCTCTTCCAATGATTTTCAAGGACAAATACCGGATGCGGTTGGTGATCTTATCTCGCTTCACCAGCTTAACTTCTCCCACAATGCGGTCTCTGGAAGCATCCCAAAGTCGCTTGGTAAAATGGGGATGCTCGAATCGCTTGACCTCTCTTACAACCGGCTAACAGGGCGGATACCAGCAGAGATCGGAGGGCTAACTTTCCTCGGATTCTTGAATCTCTCCTACAATGATCTGGGTGGGCAGATCCCGAATGGCCCTCAGTTGCAAAATTTTCAAGCTGATTCGTTCAGAGGGAATCCGAAGCTGTGTGGTTTTAATCTCAACGTAACATGCATTCGCAGCGATAACAATGATTCATCTGAGCATGAAAATGTGGAAGATAAGAGGGAGGTTGAGTGGAAATATGTATTTGCTGCGCTTGGATTCGTTGTGGGCGTAGGAATCGTTGTCTGGCTACTTTTGTTTTGTCGAAGATTCAGAGAGAAATACTTCAACAAAATAGATGATATTGTTGATGGTGTGTTTGAAGCCATAAACAAGAGAAGACATGTCAAGACATAG
- the LOC125223125 gene encoding wall-associated receptor kinase-like 8 — translation MQMIYYLHLLFFFFALGPLASSPSLTHKPGCPARCGNVMIPYPFGVGSGCSLGSSFHIVCNTSTIPPKPYLNIRNYNLEVVEIRSDNPTHIRIRYPYLLHGVCYNLTSGNVTWEGGRDIYLSETQYTLSENNWLTAIGCDDFGEALTLRGQEYYGDPGHRDACVGFCSGNRSTVGVCPNNDDSNSVGEGCCRVPIAKGTWYLDIGLSDLTKIVNRTRLFPCSYAFVKEKGIINEPSHSYNLSILQQSSIAFSQKNQWPQVISLDWRIGDRNCSRARRNSTYACQANSHCVDLGPDIEGYLCNCSHGYVGNPYLYPGCTDINECDDNPCAPHAQCKNTPGNFSCTCDSGYNGDGKKGGSGCTSSIKFVLIGLGSALGLLLLLLLCFWLRKVVEKRKNRKRKEDLFKHLLLLQQQTGEGTFGKTKLFGAKELEKATDHFNKNRICGRGGQGIVYKGMLSDGTIVAIKKLNKVDENQLVQFINEVMILSQINHKNVVKLLGCCLATQDPLLVYEFLPNGTLFDSIHDPKPEFPLTWNMRLKIATDVAGALAYLHFASSIPIYHRDIKSTNILLDEKNVVKVSDFGISKLVEVDQTHLTTVVKGTFGYLDPEYYQTSQYTEKSDVYSFGVVILELLTGQRPISMERTEVGRNLASHFLAYIGADNLDAILDAQVLEEGGKDEVIAVARLARRCLNVKGQMRPTMKEVATELESLVMSQIHPAVDLKLDKEAIESEAKDMEFSDIEYSWTSNDHGIATSSSDAHP, via the exons ATGCAAATGATATACTATCTTCACttgcttttcttcttctttgctcTTGGTCCACTAGCTTCATCTCCTAGTCTAACCCATAAACCAGGCTGCCCCGCCCGATGTGGGAATGTGATGATTCCATATCCATTTGGAGTCGGGTCGGGTTGCTCACTCGGGTCATCGTTTCACATCGTTTGCAACACCTCCACCATCCCTCCCAAACCCTATCTCAACAtcagaaattataatttagaaGTGGTTGAGATAAGAAGTGATAACCCGACCCATATCCGGATCCGGTACCCCTACCTGCTTCATGGAGTTTGCTATAATCTAACTTCAGGCAACGTAACGTGGGAAGGTGGGAGGGATATTTACTTGTCGGAGACCCAATATACGTTGTCGGAAAACAACTGGCTGACTGCCATTGGCTGCGATGACTTTGGGGAGGCCCTTACACTTCGGGGCCAAGAATACTACGGGGACCCAGGACACCGCGATGCCTGCGTAGGCTTCTGTTCAGGTAATAGGTCTACTGTCGGAGTTTGCCCGAACAACGATGACAGCAATTCCGTGGGCGAGGGCTGTTGCCGGGTACCCATCGCCAAAG GTACCTGGTACCTTGATATCGGTTTGTCTGACCTGACTAAAATCGTGAATCGCACGAGGCTTTTCCCTTGTAGCTATGCCTTTGTGAAGGAGAAGGGAATCATCAACGAGCCTTCCCACTCGTATAATCTCAGCATCCTGCAGCAAAGCTCCATAGCGTTCTctcaaaaaaatcaatggCCGCAGGTGATTAGTCTGGATTGGAGGATTGGCGACCGTAATTGCTCTCGAGCACGCAGAAACTCGACTTATGCATGTCAAGCTAACTCTCATTGTGTTGATCTTGGTCCTGACATTGAGGGATACCTTTGCAACTGCTCGCATGGATATGTTGGCAATCCATACCTCTACCCAGGCTGCACAG ATATAAATGAATGTGATGATAATCCATGTGCTCCACATGCACAATGCAAGAATACTCCCGGCAATTTTAGTTGTACGTGTGATAGTGGATATAATGGTGACGGTAAGAAGGGTGGAAGTGGTTGCACAAGCTCAATCAAATTTGTCCTAATAG GTTTAGGTTCTGCTTTGGGACTTCTTCTACTTCTTTTACTATGTTTTTGGTTGCGAAAGGTGgttgagaagagaaaaaatagaaaacgcAAAGAAGATCTCTTCAAACaccttcttctccttcaacaACAAACAGGTGAGGGAACATTTggaaaaaccaaacttttCGGTGCAAAAGAGTTGGAGAAAGCCACCGATCATTTCAACAAGAACCGAATTTGTGGACGAGGAGGGCAAGGCATTGTCTACAAAGGCATGTTGTCCGATGGCACAATCGTGGCAATCAAGAAACTAAACAAGGTTGATGAGAACCAACTTGTGCAGTTCATCAATGAGGTCATGATATTGTCGCAGATCAATCACAAGAATGTGGTCAAATTGTTAGGGTGTTGTCTTGCGACTCAGGATCCTCTTCTTGTCTATGAGTTCTTACCAAATGGGACACTTTTCGATTCCATTCATGATCCAAAACCCGAATTCCCGCTCACGTGGAACATGCGGTTGAAAATTGCCACAGATGTAGCGGGGGCACTGGCGTACTTACACTTCGCGTCTTCTATACCAATCTATCACAGAGACATCAAGTCCACTAATATTCTTTTGGATGAAAAGAATGTTGTCAAAGTGTCGGATTTCGGAATTTCCAAACTTGTTGAAGTGGACCAGACTCATCTAACCACAGTGGTGAAAGGGACGTTTGGGTATTTAGACCCAGAGTATTACCAAACAAGCCAGTATACAGAAAAGAGCGACGTATACAGCTTTGGAGTAGTTATTCTCGAACTCCTAACAGGGCAACGACCGATATCAATGGAGAGAACGGAGGTGGGAAGAAACCTAGCTTCGCATTTTCTTGCGTATATAGGAGCGGACAACCTTGACGCCATTTTAGACGCACAGGTTTTAGAGGAAGGTGGAAAAGACGAGGTTATTGCAGTTGCAAGGCTTGCGAGAAGATGCTTGAATGTTAAGGGGCAAATGCGACCAACTATGAAAGAAGTGGCTACGGAATTGGAAAGTTTAGTAATGTCTCAAATACATCCAGCCGTTGATTTGAAACTCGATAAAGAAGCAATAGAGTCTGAAGCAAAGGACATGGAGTTTTCAGACATTGAGTACTCATGGACAAGCAATGATCATGGGATAGCCACGTCATCATCAGATGCACATCCTTGA
- the LOC125223131 gene encoding putative wall-associated receptor kinase-like 11 codes for MYRKRLFPCSYSFVKEKGSINKPAHMYNLSILQQSSGAFFYKNPSLQVVSLDCRIGDQNCSRASLNSTYACQSNSHCVDFGAGIGGYLCNCSQGYAGNPYIYPGCTDINECDDNPCAPHSHCKNIPGSFSCTCASGYIGDGKLEGSACTLLPLSNNIKIILTGLGTSMGLLLLLLLFFWLLKVFKKRKYKKLKEDLFKHLLLLHQQTGQGTFGKTKLFTAKELEKATDNFNKSRICRRGGQGIVYKGMLSDGTIVAIKKLNKVDENQLEQFINEVVILSQINHKNVVRLLGCCLATKDPLLVYEFLPNGTLFDFIHDPKPEFPLTWNMRLKIATDVVGALAYLHFASSVPIYHRDIKSTNILLDEKYVVKVSDFGISKLVEVDQTHLTTMVKGTFGYLDLEYYQTSQYTEKSDVYSFGVVLLELLTGQRPISKERTEEGRNLVSHFLAYIGANNLDAILDAQVLVAGGKEEVIAVARLARRCLNVRGENAANYERSGYEIGKFSNVSNTSSQ; via the exons ATGTATCGCAAGAGGCTATTCCCTTGTAGCTATTCCTTTGTGAAGGAGAAGGGAAGCATCAACAAACCTGCCCACATGTATAATCTCAGCATCCTGCAGCAAAGCTCCGGTGCGTTCTTCTATAAAAATCCATCGCTGCAGGTGGTGAGTCTGGATTGTAGGATCGGCGACCAGAATTGCTCTCGAGCAAGCCTGAACTCGACTTATGCATGTCAATCTAACTCACATTGTGTTGATTTTGGTGCTGGGATTGGTGGATACCTTTGCAACTGCTCCCAAGGATATGCCGGAAATCCATACATCTACCCAGGCTGCACAG ATATTAATGAATGTGATGATAATCCATGTGCTCCACATTCTCATTGCAAGAATATTCCCGGATCTTTTAGCTGTACGTGTGCAAGTGGATATATTGGTGATGGAAAGTTGGAGGGAAGTGCGTGTACATTGTTGCCATTGTCcaacaacatcaaaattatcttaacag GTTTAGGTACTTCAATGGGACTTTTACTacttcttttactatttttttggttgCTTAAAGTGTTcaagaagagaaaatataaaaagctCAAAGAAGATCTCTTCAAACACCTTCTTCTCCTGCATCAACAAACAGGTCAGGGAACATTTGGCAAAACCAAACTTTTCACTGCAAAAGAGTTGGAGAAAGCCACCGATAACTTCAACAAGAGCCGAATCTGCAGACGAGGAGGGCAAGGCATTGTCTACAAAGGCATGTTATCCGATGGCACAATCGTGGCAATCAAGAAACTAAACAAGGTTGATGAGAACCAACTTGAGCAATTCATCAATGAGGTCGTGATACTGTCGCAAATCAATCATAAGAACGTGGTCAGATTATTAGGGTGTTGTCTTGCCACTAAGGATCCTCTTCTTGTGTACGAGTTCTTACCAAATGGGACGCTTTTCGATTTCATTCATGATCCTAAGCCTGAATTTCCGCTTACATGGAACATGCGGTTGAAAATCGCCACAGATGTAGTGGGAGCACTGGCTTACTTACACTTTGCATCTTCTGTACCTATCTATCACAGAGACATCAAGTCCACTAATATTCTTTTGGATGAAAAGTATGTTGTCAAAGTGTCGGATTTCGGAATTTCCAAACTTGTTGAAGTGGACCAGACTCATCTAACCACGATGGTGAAAGGGACGTTTGGGTATTTAGACCTAGAGTATTACCAAACAAGCCAGTATACAGAAAAGAGCGACGTATACAGCTTTGGAGTAGTGCTTCTTGAACTTCTGACAGGGCAACGGCCAATATCTAAGGAGAGAACAGAGGAGGGAAGAAACTTGGTTTCGCATTTTCTTGCGTATATAGGAGCGAACAACCTTGATGCCATTTTAGATGCACAAGTTTTGGTGGCAGGTGGGAAAGAAGAGGTTATAGCAGTTGCAAGGCTTGCACGAAGATGCTTGAATGTTAGGGGGGAAAATGCGGCCAACTATGAAAGAAGTGGCTACGAAATTGGAAAGTTTAGTAATGTCTCAAATACATCCAGCCAATGA
- the LOC125189862 gene encoding receptor-like protein 7 — translation MRAASGPVWNVMLLAKSLVCSSMTRPFLVELRIRLSLFRFKYLQKLNLAYNCFNDAIPKGIGNMICLTYLNLSHAGFVGQVPSEISSLTRLASLDISNEFGNNLRFEHPNLEMLLQNLTELRELNLDGVYITCSHERQKWSNTESSHLPNLTSLSMVDCSLDGPLPKSFWQLHSLSILQLDRNNLSAVALDDLFTNFPSLTTLTLYNCSLKGSIPSTFANLTKLTHVDLSYNSLTGSLSSTLFEGLSNLVYLYLSFNSFYGSIPHSLYDLPSLLGIHLDYNQFNGTFQLVNLLSLTNLTFLGLSHNRLSVDVGNVNSSSYGGFQLKELYLNSCNLSHFPVFIKHLDLKYLDLSANRIAGEIPSWIWGTQLMYLGLSFNLLTDIQKPYHIPSSLLALDLDSNQLKGELQLPIPLESQLQFISIANNSLSGTIPTSICNASQLDSLDLSENKLSGSIPPFLIENFRRLYLNQNNINGSIPNIFSMDCKLQYLSLNNNNLEGKIPKSLTSCMSLEVMDVGNNYITDTFPCMLSSSLRVLSLHSNRFHSEVTCNMTWSALRILDISSNNFSGRLASINFSSWKGMMQWSDAKSYSFGVTLIMKGIELKLKQIWPEFGSIDFSCNNFIGEIPNAIGDLTTLHLLNLSHNALEGSIPQSFGHLSKLESLDLSRNQLTGPIPTELGEFTFLEVLNLSHNKLVGKIPNGRQIQTFSAESFKGNPGLCGFPLNRSCSHIDELSLREHEYVEEISEIERAYVSAALGYVVGFGSIVGLLLFCPSFRHKFFEKIEEIIEEVFDGRNRRRRRARIDRNPWVPS, via the coding sequence ATGCGTGCTGCAAGTGGCCCAGTGTGGAATGTGATGCTTCTAGCAAAGTCGTTAGTTTGCAGCTCGATGACGAGGCCATTTCTGGTGGAATTGAGGATTCGTCTGAGTCTCTTCAGATTTAAATATCTGCAAAAGCTTAACCTTGCCTACAATTGCTTCAATGATGCCATTCCAAAAGGTATTGGCAATATGATTTGTTTGacatatttgaatttgtcaCATGCTGGTTTTGTTGGGCAGGTTCCTTCTGAAATTTCATCCTTAACGAGATTGGCTAGTCTCGATATCTCCAACGAGTTTGGCAATAATCTTAGGTTTGAGCACCCAAATTTGGAGATGCTTCTCCAAAATCTAACAGAGCTTAGAGAGCTCAATCTTGATGGTGTCTATATCACTTGTTCACATGAAAGGCAAAAATGGAGCAACACTGAATCATCACATTTACCCAACCTCACCTCTTTGAGCATGGTTGATTGTAGTCTAGATGGCCCTTTGCCTAAATCCTTTTGGCAACTTCATTCCCTTTCTATTCTTCAACTGGATCGAAACAATCTTTCAGCAGTAGCACTTGATGACTTGTTCACCAATTTTCCAAGTCTGACCACCTTGACTCTTTATAACTGCAGTTTAAAGGGTTCTATTCCATCCACCTTTGCTAACCTAACCAAGCTGACTCATGTCGATTTGTCATATAACTCCTTGACAGGCTCACTTTCTTCTACATTGTTCGAAGGTCTTTCCAATCtggtttatttatatttgagttttaattCATTCTATGGTAGCATTCCCCACTCTCTATATGATCTCCCTTCATTGTTGGGAATTCATCTTGATTACAACCAATTCAATGGCACTTTTCAATTGGTCAACTTGCTTAGCCTGACCAATCTTACATTCCTTGGGCTATCTCATAATCGCCTGTCAGTAGATGTTGGCAACGTCAATTCGAGTTCATATGGAGGTTTCCAATTAAAAGAATTATACCTAAATTCATGTAACTTGTCCCATTTTCCTGTTTTCATCAAACATTTGGATCTAAAGTATTTGGATCTCTCGGCCAATAGAATTGCAGGAGAGATTCCTAGCTGGATTTGGGGAACACAACTTATGTATCTAGGCCTCTCATTTAATCTTCTAACAGATATTCAAAAGCCTTACCATATTCCTTCTTCTCTTTTGGCCCTAGACTTGGACTCTAACCAGTTAAAGGGCGAGTTACAGCTGCCCATTCCACTTGAATCTCAACTCCAGTTCATTTCTATTGCTAATAATAGTTTAAGTGGAACAATTCCAACCTCCATTTGTAATGCCTCACAACTCGATAGTCTTGACTTgtcagaaaataaattaagtggcAGCATACCTCCTTTCCTAATCGAAAATTTTAGGAGGCTTTACCTGAATCAAAACAACATCAATGGCAgcattccaaatattttttctatggATTGTAAGCTACAATATTTGTCgcttaacaataataatttagaagGAAAGATCCCAAAATCTCTCACAAGTTGCATGTCGTTGGAGGTCATGGATGTTGGGAACAATTACATCACCGATACGTTCCCATGCATGCTATCATCCTCATTGAGAGTTCTTAGTTTGCATTCCAACAGATTCCATAGTGAAGTGACATGTAATATGACCTGGTCAGCGCTTCGAATTCTAGATATATCTTCAAATAATTTCAGTGGACGTCTGGCATCAATAAACTTCTCTAGTTGGAAGGGAATGATGCAATGGAGTGATGCAAAATCGTACAGCTTTGGAGTGACATTAATCATGAAAGGCATAGAGTTAAAACTTAAACAGATTTGGCCAGAATTTGGTAGTATTGATTTTTCATGCAATAATTTCATTGGAGAAATACCAAATGCAATTGGTGATCTTACCACACTTCATCTTCTCAACTTGTCCCACAATGCCCTCGAAGGAAGCATCCCTCAGTCATTCGGCCACTTGAGCAAGCTCGAATCACTTGACCTCTCTCGAAACCAGCTAACAGGGCCAATACCGACGGAGCTTGGAGAATTCACGTTCCTTGAAGTCTTGAACCTGTCACACAATAAGCTGGTCGGAAAGATCCCAAATGGCCgtcaaattcaaacattttcAGCTGAATCCTTCAAAGGAAATCCAGGCCTATGTGGTTTCCCTCTCAACAGAAGCTGTAGTCATATTGATGAGCTATCACTACGAGAACATGAATATGTCGAAGAGATTAGTGAGATTGAGAGGGCATATGTATCTGCTGCACTTGGATATGTTGTGGGATTTGGAAGTATTGTAGGGCTACTCCTATTCTGTCCAAGCTTCAGACATAAATTCTtcgaaaaaattgaagagattATTGAAGAGGTGTTTGATGGCAGAAACAGGAGAAGAAGACGTGCAAGAattgatagaaatccatgggttccatcctaa